The Nostoc sp. 'Lobaria pulmonaria (5183) cyanobiont' DNA window GGTCAAACCTAAAGCTTTGTAGGCACTCAGCATATTATTAGATACTGTCGGTGCGGTTACTAGATAAGTCAGGGCATGAATAGACTCCACTAAATAAGGAGCAGCTGTATCTAATTTTTCTGCTGTCACTAATCCAACTACCTCAGCCGATCCAGCAATCATCGCTCGTTTGACGTGCGCTTCGTCTAGGTTAGGTACACTAATCCCAACTTCTGGATGCAAACTGCAAACCCCCAACATGCACAAATCTGCACGAATCATCCGTAATGTCTCAATTGTAACAGTACCGACGTTCACCAAGGCTTTTTTGTAGAGTTGTCCACCTAACATCACAACCTCTATATGCGGATGTTCTGCTAAGGCAACAGCGATTGGCGGACTATTTGTGATCACTGTTGCGTGCAAATCTAGAGGTAAATGACGGGTTACTTGGAGAGTTGTTGTACCTCCATCTAAAATCACCACCTGTCCTGTACAAACTAATTTTGCTGCTGTCCGAGCGATCGCTTCCTTTTCTTTTGGCGCTTGCTTTTGGCGATCGGCATAACTAGCGGTGGCTGGAGATTTAAGGAGCGCTCCCCCATGAACGCGTTGCAATAGTCCAGTTTCTGCCAGTTCTCGCAAGTCCCGCCGAATCGTATCCTCAGAAACCTTGAGAACAGCACTAAGTTCTGTTGAAAGTACCTTTTTATCACGACGCAGAATTTCTAAGATGAATTGTCGTCGTTCAGCAGTTAGCATAATTAATTTTCCTGAAATTGCGTTTTTGAGCTTGAAATTGCACGTTTGTGAGTTTATACTTATTTATAAGCAAGTTTTTGTACGGTAATCCGTAACTTCAATTAAATTCAAGCACATTCATGCACAATTGAATGTATTGATTTTGGCATTTGATGAAATCACACGGTTCCACAATGGTTCTGAGTGGTTAACTTGAGCTTGGATAATTGTTGCCCATCGGGGTTTTAACAATTTTTTTTGTAGTGCGATCGCGCGTTCCGTCTGTTCAAATTGCTTTTTATTCAATCAAGAAACCATGACTATTATGAATTCCCAATTTCCAATTGATCTCGGTGCTTACAAACCTTTAGCGCTCAATCCCGCAAATTCCAGCCTTACTGCTGAACAACGAGATACTCTCAAAGCGAATATTCAACTTTGCCGAGATGCGATCGTCTTTTTTACAGCGACTGGCGCTGCTAGCGGAGTCGGCGGTCATACTGGCGGCCCATACGATACAGTCCCAGAGGTAATGATCCTCGATGCCTTTTTCCGGGGAGCATCGGAGCAATTTGTGCCGATTTTCTTTGATGAAGCAGGACATCGAGTCGCCACCCAATATCTGATGGCAACATTGCATGGTGATTTACCTGCCGAGCAACTTTTACGTTATCGGCAGGCACATTCCAATTTACCGGGACACCCCGAACTAAAACTAACTCCTGGTGTAAAATTTAGTTCTGGACGCTTGGGACATATTTGGCCTTACATCAATGGTGTGGCAATGGCGAATCCAGGCAAGGCTGTTTTCTGTCTCGGTTCTGATGGATCGCAGCAAGAAGGCAATGATGCTGAAGCTGCTCGCTTGGCCGTTGCTCAACATCTCAACGTCAAGCTGCTTATTGATGACAATGATGTAACGATCGCTGGACATCCTTCTAAATATTTACCTGGTTTTAGTGTCGCCAAAACCTTAGAAGGGCATGGGTTGAAAGTACTTCAGGGAGACGGGGAAGACTTAGACGATTTATACCGTCGTATTTGCGAAGCTGTGAATACTCCCGGAGCGATCGCTCTGATCAATAAACGCCCGATGTGTCCTGGTATTGAAGGTTTAGAAGGTTCCATTCATGGCCATGATGTAATTCCTCTAGATTTAGCAGTTAAGTATCTAGAATCTCGCGGACAAACTGCGGCTGTCGAATACCTTAAAAGTATTGAGAAACCCAAACAAACATATACGTTTCTGGGTTCCAGTGACAAATGGGGCGCTAACCGTAGTGTGTTTGGTGAAGCCGTGGTGGGTGTCCTCAGTCGCATGAGTGAAGCGGAGCGTAAAGAAAAAGTCAAGGTCATTGATAGCGACCTAGAAGGCTCCTGCGGTTTGAAGATAATTCATGAAACATACCCAGAAATATTTATTTCCTCCGGCATTATGGAACGGAGCAACTTCTCTGCTATGGCCGGATTCGGGATGGACAAGGGCAAGCAAGGTATTTTTGCGACCTTCAGCGCCTTCTTAGAAATGTGTATCTCAGAAATCACGATGGCACGGCTGAACTATTCCAATGTTCTGTGTCATTTTTCCCATGCGGGTATAGATGACATGGCAGATAACAGCTGCCACTTTGGTTTGAACAATATGTTTGCCGACAATGGCTTGGATGATGGCTACCCAACACAGTTGTACTTTCCGGCAGATACTAATCAAATGACAGCTTGTGTAGAAGCTGTGTTCTTTGAGCCGGGACTGCGGTTTATTTTCTCCACCCGTTCCAAAGTGCCCAATATTCAGGACAGTAACGGCAATGACTTCTTTGGAAGTGGCTACAAATTTGTTCCTGGTAAAGATGAGGTTATACGAGAAGGGACGCAAGGCTACATTATCAGTTTTGGCGATGCTCTCTATCGTGCCGTTGATGCTGTAGAGCGTCTGAAGCAAGAAGGGTTAGACGTTGGTTTGATTAACAAAACAACTTTAAACACCATTGATGAAGAAATGATGACCAAAGTTGGTAACGCTCCTTTTGTGCTTGTAGTAGAACCTTTCAACCGTCGCACTGGCTTAGGTAGTCGTTTCGGCTCTTGGCTGCTAGAGCGGGGGTTGACTCCCAAATATGCCCATCTTGGAACTTATAAAGAAGGTTGCGGCGGTTTGTGGGAACAGTACCCATATCAAGGTATCGATCCAGTCGGCATCATCAACAAGGTAAAGGAGTTAGTTGGAAAAAAATAATTCATTGTATTAGGGCATAGCGCATAGCGAATGGGGCATTGGTTCGATTTCCCATGCCCCATGCCCCATTTCCTATTTTTATTTAGTTTTGGGTAAAGGTTGACCAAACTCAATGATTTGGGGTTCGGGAGCATTGGGGATTGTTGGAACTGGAAATTCCGATATTCCCAAAGGAGGAATGTTATTTAAATTATCAAGTTGATTTGGGAAAGAAGGAGGGGGAAGAATCGAAGCAGGTTGTTGAGAGGGAGAGGATGTATTTGGATTTAAAGGAGGTACGGTGACAAAAGGCTGCCCTGAGTTAGTAGTAGTTGAAGGCAGTTCATTGGATGGAGGCGGAGCTGTGAGTAAGGGCGATTGTGGATTAGTAGTTACGGGTAGGTTACTAGGCGGCTTTTGGAGTGTTTGAGGTTGTTTCTTGGCTGAAGGTGCGGACTTTGCTGGTTTTACGGCAGTAGTTTTAACGGCAGTAGTTTTACCAGAAATAACCGGACGTAACACCCAGCGAGTGGAGTTTTTTCGGGAAACGGGTTGCAGTTGTACCTGTTTAGGATTAAAAACAGTCCCTGCTGCTAAATCTAGGACAATGCGTGTATCCTTTGCGTTCAGTTGAGAAATGCGAATGCTTTTGATTGCTCCAGAATAATTTTGTTGCGTGGTAATTTTGCCCAACTTAGTATTCGGTAAATCTACAACTAGACGAGAGGGTTGTGCCAAGTAGAAATAATGAGGGGTTGTGCCTGCTGAGAGAGTGATTTCGAGTTGCTGTGTCTTGGGAGAAAAACGCCAATTATTTAGCTTTGCCCCTGGTGTAGCAGCAGTAGTGCTTTCGAGGGCGATCGCTGCATAAAAGCCTAATATACTGATGCTAAATAACTGCTTGCCCCATTGATAAAATTGCTTAGTCTTTAGTCCCCGATCCATTCTGTTTATTTGCTCCATAAAACTCATACAATGCGCTGACATTGCTGTTTACTTCGCGCTGACAATCCCGTAGACGCGATTAATGAGCCAGCGCGTTGCGGGGGTTTCCCCCGTTGTAGCGACTGGCGTCGCGTCTCTACCCACTCCCCATTCAATTAGCTTTTTGGGGCACAGCCGTAAATTTCAGAGTTTGTGGAATACCATTTACGGTTAATTGACCTGTCATATTAGCTTTATCCACAAGTTGCATTTGAATTGTGACTGAGTTCAGAGGATCGTTTTGGGGGCGAGGAATATTACAAAGGATTGATCTGCCTACTTTCCCAGATAAATTTAATTGTTGATTTCTGAAAATGCCTGCCAGAGAGTGCTTTTCATCAGTGTCGGCTTTAGCGTTTGCCGGTAATACAGAGGCATTTAAGTAAATACCTGACTGCTCAATGTTTAACGTCAGAGTATCTGATTTTTCACAATTAGGCAAATTCTCCGCTAGGGTTAGACGATAGCGACCGCTAATCGGAGGAGGAGCTTTGAGATTGTTTTCTCCGTAAGCACTGACAGTTTTAAACAACAGTAGTACTGAAATTATTGCTACTCCGTAAAAAGCTAAAGATTTGAAGTTGAAATGATTCATGTTCTTAACTCCTCAATGTTGGCTCTTGACTACTAACCTCAGTAAGTACGGAAGCCAGATGAGCGCTGACTTGGCTGTAGCGACGGGTAATCAGCAAGGAGGAAGAACATTGAATGGCTAGTTGATCTGTATATCTTCCCAAGGTTTGACGCTCGATACCCCAAGTGCGGCTAGTGCCAGCAATTGTCAAGTCTACATTTTTTGAGGCTTCGACTACAGTTTGGATTGCCTCTGGAGTTTGGACCATTTTGATTTCGATGCGATCGCGTACACTACTCGGTAATTGCTCCATCATCGTATTTAATTCGTAACTCAATTCATCCTTGAGCTGATTTTCGGGTACAACCTGCAAAACCTGTAATAGACAAGTCTCACGGTTAATTAGCAGTCTCAGAGCTATTATTAGCGCTAAATCATCATGAATATTTGCCGAATAAGGCACTAACAAGCTTTCTAATTGCTCGCTTCCCTTGTCCACAAACACTGCAACATCAACTGGCGCAGTAGTGAGCATTTGACCAACTCTTCCACCTAAGCGGTTGCTACTAAAAGCTGGGCGATGCCATCCTACAAGAATTAAATCAACTTGTTTGAGTGCGGCAATCTGTGCGGTTTCCCGTGCCACATTACTAGATATGCGAACGATCGGACGCACGTGAGTGCGTATTTCTACTGGCTCGAGAGTATTAATCAATTCTTCTAGCTGCTGCCGACGCTGGGCAATTAATCGGTCTGCTTCAACTGGCGTACTTTCAAAGGCATAATCTTCTTCAAATTCAATCAAGCTCAGAGGGTTAACAACGGCGGGATGTCGGGAGTTGAGAGCGATGCTTGCTGCCAACTGTAACAAGCCTTTTTGGGTACTCGGATTCGCCACTGGCACCAAAATTCGGTAGGGACGAATGTAAGTTTCGGCATCAGTAGCGTTTGTAGCTGTTTGTGCTTCTAACTCAGGTTCCACCACATCTAACCTGATCAGCTTTTTCGGATATGTCCATTCCAGTAGTGGCGAGGTCATGAAGGTAGTTACCAATGCCATAATTACCAACATGGTAAATATTAAGGGGGAAATTACCCCTAACTCTAGACCAATATTTAGGACTATCAGTTCGGTTAAACCGCGAGTATTCATTAACCAACCGAGTGCCGAGGCTTCCCGTTTACTAATGCCACTCACACGGGCCGCTACATAAGTACCAACATATTTACCTGCGATCGCTACTCCTAAAACCAATGCACACAAAAGCCACAATTCTGGACGGTTGAGCAAGCCTATCTGCGTTTTTAAGCCACTGTAGGCAAAAAATATGGGTAGCAAGAAAATTAGGACAAAATCTTCCGTTTTTACTGCCAATTCCCGCACTAAATCTTCATTTTTGGGCATGGCTGCTCCCAGCAAAAATGCTCCAAAAATTAAGTGAATCCCAATTAGTTCGGTGATTAGTGCCGACGCAACCACACCCATATAAATCCCAGCTAGCAGTAATTGGCTGAGTCGTCCCGCCCGCAGGTAATGTTTGGCAAGGCGTTGCAGGAACCAACGACCTGCTGTCAATATCAAGCCGATGTAGACGATACTGGCGATAATTGTGGGTATAGCACCAGCAAAGTCGCCAGTCCGAGCAACTGCGATCGCTACAGCCAAGAGACACCAAGCTGTAACATCATCCACTGCTGCACAAGTTAACGCCAAAGTTCCTAAACGCGTTCCTTGTAAATTGTTTTCAGTAATGATTCGCGCCAACACTGGAAAGGCAGTAATCGACATCGCCGCCCCTAAAAATAAAG harbors:
- a CDS encoding DeoR/GlpR family DNA-binding transcription regulator: MLTAERRQFILEILRRDKKVLSTELSAVLKVSEDTIRRDLRELAETGLLQRVHGGALLKSPATASYADRQKQAPKEKEAIARTAAKLVCTGQVVILDGGTTTLQVTRHLPLDLHATVITNSPPIAVALAEHPHIEVVMLGGQLYKKALVNVGTVTIETLRMIRADLCMLGVCSLHPEVGISVPNLDEAHVKRAMIAGSAEVVGLVTAEKLDTAAPYLVESIHALTYLVTAPTVSNNMLSAYKALGLTIIRDEYE
- a CDS encoding transketolase C-terminal domain-containing protein; this encodes MTIMNSQFPIDLGAYKPLALNPANSSLTAEQRDTLKANIQLCRDAIVFFTATGAASGVGGHTGGPYDTVPEVMILDAFFRGASEQFVPIFFDEAGHRVATQYLMATLHGDLPAEQLLRYRQAHSNLPGHPELKLTPGVKFSSGRLGHIWPYINGVAMANPGKAVFCLGSDGSQQEGNDAEAARLAVAQHLNVKLLIDDNDVTIAGHPSKYLPGFSVAKTLEGHGLKVLQGDGEDLDDLYRRICEAVNTPGAIALINKRPMCPGIEGLEGSIHGHDVIPLDLAVKYLESRGQTAAVEYLKSIEKPKQTYTFLGSSDKWGANRSVFGEAVVGVLSRMSEAERKEKVKVIDSDLEGSCGLKIIHETYPEIFISSGIMERSNFSAMAGFGMDKGKQGIFATFSAFLEMCISEITMARLNYSNVLCHFSHAGIDDMADNSCHFGLNNMFADNGLDDGYPTQLYFPADTNQMTACVEAVFFEPGLRFIFSTRSKVPNIQDSNGNDFFGSGYKFVPGKDEVIREGTQGYIISFGDALYRAVDAVERLKQEGLDVGLINKTTLNTIDEEMMTKVGNAPFVLVVEPFNRRTGLGSRFGSWLLERGLTPKYAHLGTYKEGCGGLWEQYPYQGIDPVGIINKVKELVGKK
- a CDS encoding AMIN domain-containing protein, yielding MDRGLKTKQFYQWGKQLFSISILGFYAAIALESTTAATPGAKLNNWRFSPKTQQLEITLSAGTTPHYFYLAQPSRLVVDLPNTKLGKITTQQNYSGAIKSIRISQLNAKDTRIVLDLAAGTVFNPKQVQLQPVSRKNSTRWVLRPVISGKTTAVKTTAVKPAKSAPSAKKQPQTLQKPPSNLPVTTNPQSPLLTAPPPSNELPSTTTNSGQPFVTVPPLNPNTSSPSQQPASILPPPSFPNQLDNLNNIPPLGISEFPVPTIPNAPEPQIIEFGQPLPKTK
- a CDS encoding cation:proton antiporter — encoded protein: MHIVILVLVEVLIVIGLSRLVGLAFRSIKQPLVIGEIVAGIMLGPSLFGLVAPHIAVTLFPPETFPFLNVLSQVGLIFFMFLIGLELNPKYLGGQLEVAVLTSHVSILVPFSLGTLLAVLLYPLVSNASVSFTAFALFLGAAMSITAFPVLARIITENNLQGTRLGTLALTCAAVDDVTAWCLLAVAIAVARTGDFAGAIPTIIASIVYIGLILTAGRWFLQRLAKHYLRAGRLSQLLLAGIYMGVVASALITELIGIHLIFGAFLLGAAMPKNEDLVRELAVKTEDFVLIFLLPIFFAYSGLKTQIGLLNRPELWLLCALVLGVAIAGKYVGTYVAARVSGISKREASALGWLMNTRGLTELIVLNIGLELGVISPLIFTMLVIMALVTTFMTSPLLEWTYPKKLIRLDVVEPELEAQTATNATDAETYIRPYRILVPVANPSTQKGLLQLAASIALNSRHPAVVNPLSLIEFEEDYAFESTPVEADRLIAQRRQQLEELINTLEPVEIRTHVRPIVRISSNVARETAQIAALKQVDLILVGWHRPAFSSNRLGGRVGQMLTTAPVDVAVFVDKGSEQLESLLVPYSANIHDDLALIIALRLLINRETCLLQVLQVVPENQLKDELSYELNTMMEQLPSSVRDRIEIKMVQTPEAIQTVVEASKNVDLTIAGTSRTWGIERQTLGRYTDQLAIQCSSSLLITRRYSQVSAHLASVLTEVSSQEPTLRS